CCGCAGGTGAGGTTTCTCACGCTTATGATGGGGGTGGTGTTTGTCATGCCTCTTTGCCTTTATATCCCTATATAATAGAAAGCCATGGCAAATAAGCCATCGGCAAAGGCGATGAGGATGATGCCCGAAACAACGGCGCTGGTGGTGGACAGGCCGACTGCGCTGGCTCCTGATCGGGTCTGCATCCCGCGAAGGCAGCCGACTCCGGCCACCAGGAAGCTGAAGACCAGTGCCTTGGCCATGCCGCCCCAGAAATCAGTCAGGGTGAGGTAGGAGAAAACGCGCGAAGTGAAGGTGACCAGCGGATATCCCAGGGAGAGCATGACCACGGCTCCGCCGACCAGGCTGGCCAGATTGAAGAACATGGTCATCAGCGGAATGACCATCATGGTGGCCAGGAGTTTCGGCACTACCAGAAAACGCATGGGGGACAGCCCCATGGTGGTCAGGGCGTCCAGTTCCTCGTTGATCTTCATGGTGCCGATTTCGGCGGCAAAGGCGGAACCGGACCGCGCGGCCAGGAGAATTGAAGTCACAAGGGGGCCCATTTCGCGGAACATGACCAGACCGAGCATGTTGGGTACGAAAATTTCGCCGCCGAACCGCTGCAGGCTGATGGCGGATTGAAAGGACATGATCAATCCCATGAGAAATCCGATCAGGGCGATGATGAACAGGGACTCGACTCCCACGTTGATGCAGGAGAGCACAACGTCCTTCCAGCGCACCTGACCCGGATGTAGCAGCGCCTGACCCAGCAGGAGTGTGGATTCGCCCACAAAGGCGACCATGGCACGAATGCCCAGCCACAGTTCGTTGGTCATTTCGCCCAAGGCCGTTGCCAATCCTCGCCGCTCTTTGGAGGTCTGCCACTCAGGCAGATCGATATTCCATGTCAGGCCGACAAGTTGACTGTCTTTTTCGCGCAGGTTGGCCAGGGTCATGGCCGAGTTCTTTTGCGCGGCCATTTTTCTGAGCTTGACGAGCAGGGCCACTCCGGAACCGTCCATGTAGGTGACGCCGCTACAATCGGCCGTAAGGGCAGTGAACGGGGCTGCACTGACGCCTTTGACCGCAGCGGACCATATGGCGGCCGTGCCTGCTGCGTCCAGGCGGCCGGAAAGGGCCACGTGCAGGCTGTTGCCCTGGGGCGAAATGGATATTTGTGCGTCTGTCATTTGACCGGTCTGTTTGTGGCCCTTCAATAGGAGTTTTATCAGGCTTTGTGTGGCTCTTGGCCAAAACTCGTCGAATTGTCAGATTATCTGAGGATTTGAGAAATGAAAAGGAGCTTGTGCGGGTTTCTCACATTGATGCCGGCGGTGGTTGACAGAATTGAAAAAGAATATTATTTCTTTATTCCATGAATAACAGAAAGATTGACAAGTTGGACTTGGAAATCCTGAAGATACTTCAGGAAGACGGCAAGGTTTCCAATGCAGAAGTGGCCCGAAAAGTCGGCAAGGCTCCTTCGGCGGTGCTGGAACGCGTGCGCAAGCTGAAGAAGACCGACATCATCAAAGGCTATGAGTGTATTGTCAACCATAAAGCTTTGGGCAGGGGGCTGACCGCCTTCACATCCATTCGGGTGGAGGAAGGCGTTGGGGCCACCGAAGTCGGACAGAAGTTGGCTGAATTCCCGGAAGTTCTTGAAGTGCATTACACGGCAGGGCGGGATTCCTATCTTGTGAAGGTCCGAGTTGAAGACACGGAAGCCCTGCAGGCGACTCTGGCAAGATTTGGGACCATCGGGCCGGTCCGGGATACCAATTCCACCATAGTGTTGACCACGGTGAAGGAATCACGGGTCATACCTCTACCCCACGAAAACGAATAGAATTAAAGGAGTCACAGATGTCCACAAACACGACCTCCCTGGACCCGAGCATCATAACTCGGGGCAGGGAGTTTTTTACGTCCATTTCCGGCGAATCTCCTTCGGTTTTCAATAAAGGCTGGTGGACTGGGAAAGTCATGGATTGGGCCATGAAAAACGATGATTTCAAGGTCCAAATGTTCAGATTCGTTGATGTTCTTCCGTACCTTAATACATCGGAATCACTTTCCCGCCATATCGAAGAATATTTCGCAACAGAGGATTCCAACATCCCGGATGTCCTGAAATGGGGAGCCACCAAGACCAAAATAGGCGGCGGACTGGTGGCCAAGGTTCTGAACAGGACCATCCGTTCCAACATCGAATCCATGGCCCGTCAGTTCATTATCGGCCAAGAGGCCAAAGAAGCTGTCAAGGGAATCAAGAAGTTACGTAAGGAAGGGTTCTCTTTCGTTCTCGACCTTCTGGGTGAAGCCACGGTGTCCGAGGTGGAATCGGCCGCCTACCGGGATGGCTATCTTG
This sequence is a window from Pseudodesulfovibrio sp. S3. Protein-coding genes within it:
- a CDS encoding ABC transporter permease: MTDAQISISPQGNSLHVALSGRLDAAGTAAIWSAAVKGVSAAPFTALTADCSGVTYMDGSGVALLVKLRKMAAQKNSAMTLANLREKDSQLVGLTWNIDLPEWQTSKERRGLATALGEMTNELWLGIRAMVAFVGESTLLLGQALLHPGQVRWKDVVLSCINVGVESLFIIALIGFLMGLIMSFQSAISLQRFGGEIFVPNMLGLVMFREMGPLVTSILLAARSGSAFAAEIGTMKINEELDALTTMGLSPMRFLVVPKLLATMMVIPLMTMFFNLASLVGGAVVMLSLGYPLVTFTSRVFSYLTLTDFWGGMAKALVFSFLVAGVGCLRGMQTRSGASAVGLSTTSAVVSGIILIAFADGLFAMAFYYIGI
- a CDS encoding Lrp/AsnC family transcriptional regulator; this translates as MNNRKIDKLDLEILKILQEDGKVSNAEVARKVGKAPSAVLERVRKLKKTDIIKGYECIVNHKALGRGLTAFTSIRVEEGVGATEVGQKLAEFPEVLEVHYTAGRDSYLVKVRVEDTEALQATLARFGTIGPVRDTNSTIVLTTVKESRVIPLPHENE